A stretch of the uncultured Desulfobacter sp. genome encodes the following:
- a CDS encoding circularly permuted type 2 ATP-grasp protein, whose protein sequence is MKFSNYKPTEYYDELFHKDGTVRDGAKKLVDQIESLPENALLVKQQSAETSLLQLGNTFNVYGSEEGTEKILPFDIIPRIIDGREWQQIEKGLQQRIHALNLFLEDIYHDKKIIKDKVVPQDLIMSCAAYRKQMEGFTPPKGIWCHVTGTDLIRDTDGKYYVLEDNLRCPSGVSYVLENRQVLKRTFPEVFASSRVRAVDEYPHKLLATLENLLPPTGSSHTIGVLTPGRYNSAYFEHSFLAQQMGIELVEGQDLVVSDDQVYMRTTKGLSPIEVLYRRIDDDFIDPKVFRSDSMLGIPGIMSAYFKGRVAMANAPGTGVADDKAVYAYVPKIIKYYLGEDPILPNVPTYVCWDDKDRAHVLENLDKFVVKAANESGGYGMMIGPHADKAEREEFARRIKANPRTYIAQPTISLSQVPTIVGDHFEGRHVDLRPYVLYGEDIYVLPGGLTRVALKKGSLVVNSSQGGGTKDSWVLD, encoded by the coding sequence ATGAAATTTTCAAATTATAAGCCGACAGAATATTATGATGAACTCTTCCACAAGGACGGCACTGTCAGGGATGGCGCCAAAAAGCTTGTAGATCAAATAGAGTCTCTGCCGGAAAATGCGCTGCTTGTAAAACAACAGTCTGCGGAAACCTCACTTTTACAGTTAGGCAACACGTTTAATGTATATGGAAGTGAGGAAGGAACAGAAAAAATTCTGCCCTTTGACATTATCCCCAGAATCATTGACGGCAGGGAGTGGCAGCAAATCGAAAAGGGCCTGCAGCAGCGTATCCATGCCCTCAACTTGTTCCTTGAAGATATCTATCATGATAAAAAAATCATTAAAGACAAGGTGGTCCCTCAAGACCTGATCATGTCTTGTGCGGCTTACCGCAAGCAGATGGAAGGGTTTACCCCACCCAAAGGCATCTGGTGTCATGTCACGGGAACGGATCTGATCCGGGATACGGACGGCAAATATTACGTCCTTGAGGACAACCTGCGCTGCCCATCCGGTGTATCCTATGTGCTTGAAAACCGGCAGGTCTTGAAACGCACGTTTCCCGAAGTTTTTGCAAGCTCCCGGGTTCGGGCCGTGGATGAATATCCCCACAAGCTGCTGGCCACCCTTGAAAATCTTTTGCCGCCCACAGGTTCCAGCCACACCATCGGTGTGCTGACCCCGGGGCGGTATAATTCGGCGTATTTTGAACATTCATTTCTTGCCCAGCAGATGGGTATTGAATTGGTGGAAGGCCAGGACCTTGTGGTGTCCGACGATCAGGTGTATATGCGGACCACCAAGGGGCTCTCCCCCATTGAGGTTCTATATCGCCGCATTGATGATGATTTCATTGATCCCAAGGTATTCCGGTCCGATTCCATGCTTGGGATTCCGGGTATTATGTCGGCCTATTTCAAGGGCCGGGTGGCCATGGCCAACGCGCCGGGAACCGGCGTGGCGGACGACAAGGCCGTGTACGCGTATGTACCTAAAATCATAAAATACTACCTGGGGGAAGACCCCATTTTGCCCAATGTGCCTACCTATGTGTGCTGGGATGACAAGGACCGCGCCCATGTGCTTGAGAACCTGGATAAATTTGTGGTCAAGGCGGCCAATGAAAGCGGCGGATACGGTATGATGATCGGCCCCCACGCAGACAAGGCCGAGCGAGAAGAGTTTGCACGCCGTATCAAAGCAAATCCCAGAACCTATATTGCCCAGCCCACCATCAGTCTTTCCCAGGTACCCACCATTGTCGGGGACCATTTTGAGGGACGCCATGTGGACCTTCGCCCCTACGTCCTTTACGGCGAGGATATTTATGTGCTTCCCGGCGGACTGACGCGAGTGGCATTGAAGAAGGGATCTTTGGTGGTGAATTCGTCCCAGGGTGGGGGGACCAAGGACTCCTGGGTTTTAGATTAG
- a CDS encoding alpha-E domain-containing protein yields MLSRVADSIYWMTRYIERAENIARFINVNLNLSLDMAPEISSAWQPLVMTTGDHEIFEKRYGTDYSRENVIQFLALDREYGNSIISCVAAARENARSVREIISSTMWEQINRSYLLLKDATKNGAANKDPHRFFKDITALGHMFTGLLQGTISRGEAFHFALLGQFLERADKTSRILDVKYFMLLPTPENVNSPYDVIQWGAVLKSTSGLEIYRKQFHRIVPKQVCDFLIFDPNFPRSIHCCLTNAKWALNKITDTPRNAVHNPAEKSLGRLCADLYYSDIDDVISAGMHEYLDDLQTKINQVGIDISEAFFKMPDNQMEQTSIQVQ; encoded by the coding sequence ATGCTAAGCCGTGTTGCAGATTCCATCTACTGGATGACCCGTTATATTGAAAGAGCTGAAAATATCGCTCGTTTTATTAATGTAAACCTTAACCTGTCCCTGGATATGGCGCCGGAGATTTCCAGTGCCTGGCAACCTCTGGTGATGACCACAGGCGACCATGAAATATTTGAAAAGCGCTACGGCACAGATTATTCCAGAGAAAATGTGATCCAGTTCCTGGCCCTGGACCGGGAATACGGCAACTCCATCATATCCTGTGTGGCTGCGGCCAGGGAAAATGCGCGAAGTGTCAGGGAGATCATCTCATCGACCATGTGGGAACAGATTAATCGCTCTTACCTTCTGCTCAAGGATGCGACTAAAAATGGAGCGGCCAACAAGGATCCCCACCGTTTTTTTAAAGATATTACAGCCTTAGGCCATATGTTCACAGGCCTGTTGCAGGGCACCATATCCCGGGGGGAGGCCTTTCATTTCGCTTTGCTCGGCCAATTTCTCGAACGGGCAGATAAGACATCCCGGATACTGGACGTTAAATACTTTATGCTGCTACCCACGCCCGAAAACGTCAACTCCCCCTACGACGTGATCCAATGGGGTGCCGTGCTTAAATCCACCTCCGGATTGGAAATCTATCGAAAACAATTCCACCGGATCGTCCCCAAACAGGTATGCGACTTTCTAATCTTTGATCCGAACTTTCCCAGATCCATCCATTGCTGCCTGACAAATGCCAAATGGGCCCTGAACAAAATCACCGATACCCCTAGAAATGCCGTACATAATCCTGCGGAAAAAAGCCTGGGCAGGTTATGCGCAGACCTGTATTATTCAGATATTGATGATGTCATTTCTGCAGGCATGCATGAGTACCTTGACGATCTGCAAACAAAAATCAACCAGGTGGGTATTGACATCAGCGAGGCTTTTTTCAAAATGCCGGACAACCAGATGGAACAAACATCCATCCAAGTCCAGTAA
- a CDS encoding substrate-binding domain-containing protein, producing MAKTSNRTVSVSCRLKELRTQKKMTQSELAGLVGIKRQAVYDIEAGRYLPNTGVALAMAQVLGCRVEDIFYQAPGQARDVVLVDQEHAWGPRVNIAKVRDRHFAYPLVGTHARMEDMGAADALLEPGQTRAKILLPEERVSSTALLLGCDPAFSVLGHRVRETPGHAGLMVRFASSQMAVTRVASGQAHIAGTHMHTRGGGNDGNKFLVSQKMKDISGILIAFSAFEEGLLVAPGNPKGIIGVADLARSDVSLINREEGAALRSLLDDLLQEKNIPATAIQGYDYLAYSHAQGAQAVRHDVCDAALGLRAVAVTHGLDFIPLSHVRCDLVIPSDLMTHPGVAAALDIIQTRAFREELACLPGYETSDTGRIIAEL from the coding sequence ATGGCCAAAACATCAAACCGTACAGTAAGTGTTTCCTGCCGCCTCAAAGAGTTGCGGACACAAAAAAAAATGACCCAGTCTGAACTTGCCGGTCTTGTGGGTATCAAGCGCCAGGCTGTTTATGATATTGAAGCCGGCCGTTACCTGCCCAACACCGGTGTTGCCCTTGCCATGGCCCAGGTGCTGGGCTGCCGGGTGGAGGATATTTTTTATCAGGCGCCGGGTCAGGCCAGGGATGTGGTCCTGGTGGACCAAGAACATGCCTGGGGCCCCCGGGTCAACATCGCCAAGGTCCGGGATCGCCACTTTGCATACCCCCTTGTGGGCACCCATGCCAGGATGGAGGACATGGGTGCTGCAGACGCCCTGCTTGAACCGGGGCAGACCAGGGCAAAGATATTATTGCCCGAGGAGCGGGTTTCGTCCACAGCCCTGCTTTTAGGCTGTGATCCCGCCTTCTCCGTCCTGGGCCACCGGGTTCGCGAGACCCCGGGGCATGCAGGTCTGATGGTCAGATTCGCCTCCAGTCAAATGGCGGTCACACGGGTGGCCTCAGGCCAGGCCCATATCGCAGGAACCCACATGCATACCCGGGGCGGTGGTAATGATGGGAACAAATTTCTGGTCTCCCAGAAAATGAAAGATATCTCAGGCATTCTGATTGCTTTTTCGGCCTTTGAAGAGGGGCTGTTGGTGGCCCCTGGGAACCCCAAAGGGATTATTGGCGTTGCTGACCTGGCACGCAGTGATGTCAGCCTCATCAACCGCGAAGAAGGTGCTGCCCTTCGCAGTCTGCTGGATGATTTGCTTCAAGAAAAAAACATTCCTGCAACGGCAATACAGGGATACGACTACCTGGCGTACAGCCATGCCCAGGGTGCCCAGGCCGTACGCCATGACGTCTGTGATGCCGCCCTGGGATTGCGGGCCGTGGCCGTGACCCATGGATTGGATTTCATCCCCCTTTCCCATGTCCGTTGTGATCTTGTCATCCCTTCAGACCTAATGACTCACCCTGGTGTTGCGGCAGCTCTGGATATCATCCAGACCCGGGCATTCAGAGAGGAACTGGCCTGTCTACCCGGCTATGAAACCTCAGATACCGGCCGCATTATTGCAGAATTGTAA
- a CDS encoding transglutaminase family protein, giving the protein MAIQVALYHKTDYAYDRKIKLGPQVIRLRPAPHCRTPILSYNQTVLPDDHFINWQQDPFSNYLSRLNFQERTDHFSIVVDLVAEMVTINPFDFFLEEYAREYPFKYSSEVKKDLGPFLQKTRVGSKFKAYLSQISRKPESTIDFLVRVNQDLQEVIKYNIRMEPNVQTCEQTLTKMSGSCRDSAWLLVNILRHLGLASRFVSGYLIQLAADVKSLEGPSGPEQDFTDLHAWVEVFLPGAGWVGLDPTSGLLAGEGHIPLACTPFPQSAAPVTGGLEKCEVEFAHTMRVTRIHEDPRSTKPYPEEIWAKIHDLGFRVDEEIKKENITLTMGGEPTFVSATDMDADEWNTAAVGPTKKIKSMELLQRLRSKWAPGSLLHIGQGKWYPGESLPRWALGCYWRKDGTPLWHDPSLLADDTKDYGFGPAHAQALMQTVTQVLGVDEQYIIPAYEDVFHWLLKEQRLPINVTPEDSRLKDPEERARMARVFEQGIGAVTGFVLPIKKGSWKSCAWELRAGNLFLTPGDSPMGLRLPLDSLPWISPKKYPHVVEEDPMGIHGPFPDPLTSNEDKERLRQLAEAKDDQQHIPGKPETETRDDVKSQSLDRASDTGETEPVIRTALCIQPRDGRLYVFMPPMASATDYFELIAAVEQAAKATGYPVIIEGYTPPFDHRINVLNVTPDPGVIEVNIHPATTWGQMVDVTCELYEEARQSGLGTEKFMLDGRHSGTGGGNHIVMGGPSPGQSPWLARPDLLRSFLTFWNNHPSLSFLFSGLFMGPTSQSPRIDEARHDTLDELDIAFAELDNQMSSYQSNYLPGSDISLPCPPWLVDRLFRHLLTDLTGNTHRAEFCIDKLYSPDSASGRLGLLEFRSFEMPPHARMSLAQQLLLRIFMLKFWKTPYKEKLVRWGTTLHDKFMLPFYVRQDFCDVLDILRRDGYDLTPECFHPHFEFRFPFIGKVCHAGVEMELRTAIEPWHVLGEEPGGGGTARYVDSSLERLQIKITGMTDDRYQVLCNGRPVPFHPTEVNAQFVAGIRYRAWQPPSCLHPTIGVHTPLVFDLVDTWSMRSVGGCTYHAFHPGGRGYDIFPINSLEAEGRRISRFRDIGHTPGPLSSIPNEPLNPRFPYTLDLRTRY; this is encoded by the coding sequence ATGGCAATTCAAGTGGCCTTGTATCACAAGACCGATTATGCATATGACCGCAAAATTAAATTAGGTCCCCAGGTGATCCGGTTGCGGCCCGCCCCCCACTGCCGGACCCCGATTCTAAGCTATAACCAGACGGTGTTACCGGATGACCACTTTATCAACTGGCAGCAGGATCCTTTTTCCAACTATCTGTCCAGGCTTAATTTCCAGGAAAGGACCGATCATTTTTCCATTGTTGTGGATCTTGTTGCAGAAATGGTCACCATCAACCCCTTTGATTTTTTTCTGGAAGAGTATGCCCGGGAATATCCATTTAAATATTCATCAGAGGTCAAAAAAGATCTGGGGCCCTTTTTGCAAAAAACCCGCGTGGGCAGTAAGTTTAAGGCCTATCTTTCCCAAATCAGCCGCAAACCGGAAAGCACCATTGATTTTCTGGTCCGGGTTAACCAGGACCTGCAAGAGGTTATCAAATATAACATCCGTATGGAGCCCAATGTTCAGACCTGCGAACAGACGCTGACCAAAATGTCCGGCTCCTGCAGGGATTCGGCCTGGCTGCTGGTCAATATCCTGCGTCATTTAGGACTTGCATCCCGATTTGTATCCGGATACCTGATCCAGCTTGCCGCCGATGTCAAATCCCTTGAGGGACCTTCGGGACCGGAACAGGACTTTACGGACCTGCATGCCTGGGTAGAAGTATTTTTGCCCGGTGCCGGCTGGGTGGGGCTGGACCCCACATCGGGACTGTTGGCCGGAGAAGGCCATATCCCCCTGGCCTGCACACCATTTCCCCAAAGCGCAGCCCCTGTCACAGGCGGTCTTGAAAAATGCGAGGTGGAATTCGCCCACACCATGCGTGTAACGCGCATCCACGAAGATCCAAGGTCCACCAAACCCTATCCCGAGGAAATCTGGGCAAAAATTCACGATCTTGGCTTTAGGGTAGATGAAGAAATTAAAAAAGAAAACATCACCCTGACCATGGGCGGGGAACCCACATTTGTCTCAGCCACGGACATGGACGCCGATGAATGGAACACCGCCGCCGTAGGACCGACTAAAAAAATAAAGTCCATGGAACTGCTCCAGCGCCTGCGCAGCAAATGGGCACCCGGTAGCCTGCTGCACATCGGCCAGGGGAAATGGTATCCGGGTGAATCCCTGCCCCGCTGGGCGTTGGGCTGTTACTGGCGAAAGGACGGCACCCCCCTTTGGCATGATCCGTCTCTTCTGGCGGATGACACCAAGGACTACGGTTTTGGCCCGGCCCATGCCCAAGCCTTGATGCAGACCGTCACCCAGGTGTTGGGCGTGGATGAGCAATATATCATCCCTGCCTATGAAGATGTCTTTCACTGGCTGTTAAAAGAGCAACGTCTGCCGATCAACGTGACCCCAGAAGACTCTCGCCTAAAAGACCCCGAGGAGCGCGCTCGCATGGCCAGGGTGTTTGAGCAGGGAATTGGTGCGGTCACAGGTTTTGTACTACCTATCAAAAAAGGGTCCTGGAAAAGCTGTGCCTGGGAACTGCGCGCCGGCAATTTATTTTTAACGCCTGGCGATTCACCTATGGGGCTTCGTCTGCCCCTGGACAGTCTGCCCTGGATATCGCCCAAAAAATATCCCCATGTGGTGGAAGAAGACCCGATGGGCATCCACGGCCCGTTTCCGGATCCGCTGACCTCAAATGAGGACAAGGAACGGTTGCGCCAATTAGCCGAGGCAAAGGATGACCAACAACATATCCCGGGAAAACCCGAGACGGAAACCCGGGATGATGTGAAATCACAAAGCCTTGATCGTGCTTCCGACACCGGTGAGACAGAGCCGGTCATTCGAACGGCCCTTTGTATCCAGCCCAGGGACGGCCGTCTCTATGTATTCATGCCGCCCATGGCCAGTGCGACAGATTATTTTGAACTTATTGCCGCAGTGGAACAGGCTGCCAAAGCCACAGGCTATCCCGTGATCATTGAAGGCTACACCCCGCCCTTTGACCATCGGATCAACGTCCTCAACGTCACACCGGATCCCGGGGTCATTGAAGTGAACATCCACCCGGCCACCACCTGGGGCCAGATGGTGGACGTCACCTGTGAGCTGTACGAAGAGGCAAGGCAATCTGGCCTTGGCACGGAAAAATTCATGCTGGACGGACGGCATTCGGGCACCGGCGGCGGCAACCACATTGTCATGGGTGGTCCCAGCCCCGGCCAGAGCCCCTGGCTTGCAAGGCCGGACCTGCTGCGCAGCTTTTTAACATTCTGGAATAACCATCCGTCCCTGTCCTTTCTCTTTTCAGGGTTGTTTATGGGACCCACCAGCCAGTCTCCAAGAATTGATGAAGCCCGCCACGACACCCTGGATGAACTGGATATTGCATTTGCCGAACTTGACAATCAGATGTCATCCTATCAATCCAATTACCTTCCGGGTTCAGATATCAGTTTGCCCTGTCCGCCCTGGCTGGTAGACCGGTTGTTCCGCCACCTGTTAACGGATCTTACCGGCAATACCCACCGGGCTGAATTCTGTATTGATAAGTTATATTCACCGGACTCCGCCTCCGGGCGGCTGGGTCTGTTGGAGTTCAGATCGTTTGAAATGCCGCCACATGCCAGAATGAGCCTTGCCCAGCAGTTGCTCTTGCGCATATTCATGCTCAAATTCTGGAAAACACCTTACAAAGAAAAACTGGTACGCTGGGGCACGACCCTGCACGACAAATTCATGCTGCCCTTTTATGTGCGGCAGGACTTCTGCGATGTACTTGATATTTTGCGCCGGGACGGCTACGACTTGACGCCCGAATGTTTTCATCCCCACTTTGAGTTCAGGTTCCCCTTTATCGGAAAAGTGTGTCATGCGGGCGTGGAAATGGAACTTCGGACAGCCATTGAACCCTGGCATGTCCTGGGAGAAGAGCCCGGGGGCGGCGGTACGGCCAGATATGTAGACTCCTCTTTGGAACGCCTACAGATCAAGATAACGGGCATGACAGATGACCGGTACCAGGTGCTTTGCAACGGACGGCCCGTGCCCTTTCACCCCACAGAGGTCAATGCCCAGTTTGTCGCCGGCATCCGTTACCGGGCCTGGCAGCCGCCGTCCTGCCTGCACCCCACCATCGGTGTGCATACCCCGCTGGTCTTTGACCTGGTGGATACCTGGAGCATGCGGTCCGTGGGCGGATGCACCTATCATGCATTCCACCCAGGCGGACGAGGTTATGACATTTTTCCAATTAACTCCCTGGAAGCCGAAGGACGTAGGATTTCACGATTCAGGGACATTGGTCACACCCCGGGGCCGTTGAGCAGTATCCCCAATGAACCGTTAAACCCAAGGTTTCCTTATACCCTGGACTTACGAACCCGTTATTAA